Proteins co-encoded in one Fervidobacterium gondwanense DSM 13020 genomic window:
- a CDS encoding ABC transporter permease encodes MKSKNMLRFLLRRFLFLLVTYIVATTIVFILPRAIPGNPLAQLLANLSQVAQANPEAIRAAEKTLMEQFGVGKPVVVQYFEFVGRALKGDLGTSITYYPRKVLDLIIPVIPWTLILLLPATLVAWWLGNMLGAIAAYRRNTWVDRWVLTSSMIISQIPYYWLGMLFIFLFGVKLGWLPVQGAYSQGTIPSFSLNFFLDALKHYIMPFASIVISAMGGWAIGMRVMVVNELGSDYALFSEYLGMSEKRIFKYAFKNSILPQITGLALSLGGVLGGALITEIVFNYPGTGYLLFKALTTLDFPMIQGVFIILIASIYLANFIMDFMYALIDPRIRLGQGE; translated from the coding sequence ATGAAGTCGAAAAATATGTTAAGGTTTTTGTTAAGAAGATTTTTATTTTTACTTGTAACTTACATCGTTGCAACAACCATCGTTTTTATCCTTCCTCGAGCAATTCCAGGAAACCCACTTGCCCAGCTTCTTGCCAATCTTTCTCAGGTTGCACAGGCAAACCCTGAAGCAATAAGAGCTGCTGAAAAGACATTAATGGAGCAGTTCGGCGTAGGTAAACCTGTAGTTGTACAGTATTTCGAATTTGTGGGTCGTGCGTTGAAAGGTGACCTCGGAACCTCGATAACGTACTATCCGAGAAAGGTACTTGACTTGATTATTCCAGTAATACCTTGGACCCTTATTTTACTTTTGCCAGCAACTTTAGTTGCTTGGTGGCTTGGAAATATGCTTGGTGCTATAGCAGCATACAGGAGAAATACCTGGGTAGATAGGTGGGTTCTTACATCCTCGATGATAATTTCTCAAATCCCTTATTATTGGCTCGGAATGTTATTTATATTCTTATTCGGTGTAAAATTAGGATGGTTACCAGTGCAGGGTGCTTATTCACAAGGAACGATTCCAAGTTTCAGCTTGAACTTTTTCTTGGATGCTTTGAAACATTATATAATGCCATTTGCGTCGATAGTTATCTCAGCCATGGGAGGCTGGGCAATAGGAATGAGGGTTATGGTCGTAAACGAACTCGGAAGCGATTACGCACTATTCTCTGAATACCTCGGAATGAGCGAGAAAAGAATATTCAAATACGCTTTCAAAAATTCAATCCTACCGCAAATTACTGGACTTGCGTTAAGTTTAGGTGGAGTTTTGGGAGGAGCATTGATTACGGAAATTGTTTTTAACTATCCTGGAACAGGTTATCTCTTGTTTAAAGCACTAACAACTCTTGATTTTCCAATGATACAAGGTGTGTTTATAATACTCATCGCTTCAATATATCTGGCTAACTTCATCATGGACTTTATGTATGCGTTAATAGATCCAAGGATAAGACTTGGTCAGGGGGAATGA
- a CDS encoding ABC transporter permease, producing MLATMIRPLFKNKKFLVGISIFLIFLFLGIFGPIFYTVDPMEMSWDREQPPSANHPLGTDTYGRDILAQLLHGIRSSLYIGFLAAIISLIIGALIGSLSAVKRGIVDDVLTSLTNIVLTTPSVLIAILIASYLNVRSLEVVAVILGLFQWPWFARAIRAQLMSVMSREYVYLSVMAGYSDLRLIIEDLLPTIATYAFMSFVLFINGGIMGEAGLSLIGLGPTRGISLGLMLQWAVLMESMRRGMWWWFVPPGIVIVAVTASLMVISTTMDEVFNPRLREE from the coding sequence ATGCTTGCGACGATGATAAGACCATTATTCAAGAATAAGAAGTTTCTGGTAGGTATATCAATATTCCTCATCTTCCTATTTCTAGGAATTTTTGGTCCCATTTTTTACACAGTTGATCCTATGGAAATGAGTTGGGATAGAGAGCAACCACCGTCTGCTAACCATCCATTGGGTACAGACACATATGGAAGAGATATCTTGGCACAACTCCTACATGGAATTAGATCTTCACTCTATATAGGTTTTCTTGCCGCTATTATTTCGCTGATCATTGGGGCGTTGATAGGAAGTCTGTCTGCTGTAAAAAGAGGGATTGTAGACGATGTATTAACATCCTTAACGAACATTGTCTTAACTACACCGTCGGTACTTATAGCTATTCTTATAGCAAGTTATTTAAACGTAAGAAGTTTGGAGGTCGTCGCTGTCATATTGGGACTCTTCCAATGGCCTTGGTTCGCGAGGGCGATAAGAGCTCAGTTGATGAGTGTTATGTCACGAGAATATGTTTATTTATCAGTTATGGCGGGATATTCCGATCTCAGATTAATAATTGAGGACTTACTACCAACCATTGCTACGTACGCATTTATGTCGTTCGTGCTTTTCATAAACGGTGGAATAATGGGTGAAGCTGGATTGAGTTTAATAGGTCTTGGCCCAACACGCGGAATATCCTTAGGTTTGATGCTACAGTGGGCAGTGTTAATGGAATCGATGAGGAGAGGAATGTGGTGGTGGTTTGTACCACCGGGAATCGTCATTGTCGCTGTCACAGCTTCGTTGATGGTTATCAGCACGACAATGGATGAGGTCTTTAACCCACGTTTAAGGGAGGAATAA
- a CDS encoding ABC transporter ATP-binding protein, with product MKDVLLKVENARAYYVLEQATVKAVDSVSFEIYEDEVVGIVGESGSGKTTLSNLVFMNMLKPLRLIDGKVFLKTDGKFEEISAMSRDEVKRRFWGSDITIIPQSAMNALMPTIRMSKYVEHLAQSHGIDEKELLKKAEERFEQVGLKPEWLRRYPFELSGGMRQRAVIAIATLLNPKLLVADEPTSALDVVNQKVLLQVLMDLKRKGIVKSIMFITHDIATIRQIADRMLVMYAGKIVEFSNMEKMLEKPLHPYTKGLFESVLTPEPEVRERGISVIPGAPANLINPPSGCRFQPRCPHAMEICKQKEPKLIEVEKDRQVACFLFQEERV from the coding sequence GTGAAAGACGTACTTTTAAAAGTCGAGAATGCTAGGGCTTACTATGTTTTGGAACAAGCAACCGTAAAGGCCGTTGATAGTGTTTCATTTGAGATATACGAAGACGAGGTTGTTGGTATAGTTGGGGAATCAGGTTCTGGTAAGACAACGCTTTCAAACCTTGTTTTCATGAATATGCTAAAACCTTTGAGGTTGATAGACGGAAAAGTTTTCTTGAAAACGGATGGCAAATTTGAAGAAATATCAGCTATGTCACGTGATGAAGTTAAGAGAAGATTCTGGGGAAGCGACATAACCATAATACCTCAGAGTGCGATGAACGCTCTGATGCCAACTATTAGAATGTCAAAATATGTTGAGCACCTCGCACAGTCACATGGAATTGATGAAAAAGAACTTTTGAAGAAAGCCGAGGAAAGGTTTGAACAAGTAGGTCTCAAACCTGAATGGCTAAGAAGATATCCGTTTGAACTTAGTGGAGGAATGAGACAGCGTGCCGTTATAGCGATTGCAACGCTTTTGAACCCGAAGTTGTTAGTTGCTGATGAACCAACTTCCGCACTCGATGTTGTCAATCAAAAAGTTCTCCTACAGGTCTTAATGGATCTCAAGAGAAAAGGTATTGTAAAGAGTATCATGTTCATAACACACGATATAGCAACAATCAGACAGATAGCAGACAGAATGCTCGTTATGTATGCAGGTAAGATAGTTGAGTTCTCGAATATGGAGAAGATGTTAGAGAAGCCATTGCATCCTTACACTAAAGGCCTCTTTGAATCCGTTTTAACACCAGAACCAGAAGTAAGGGAAAGAGGCATTAGCGTAATTCCTGGCGCACCTGCTAACTTGATAAACCCGCCGAGTGGGTGTAGATTTCAACCAAGATGTCCACACGCAATGGAAATATGTAAACAAAAGGAACCAAAATTGATAGAGGTGGAAAAGGATAGACAAGTTGCCTGTTTTCTCTTTCAGGAGGAGAGAGTATGA
- a CDS encoding ABC transporter ATP-binding protein, giving the protein MSRLVVENLTKTFSLGFIAKRHVNAVKSVSFTVKEKEIVSLVGESGSGKTTTAKMLLRLIQPTSGKIMFEGKDIWKDLKTQEDFKTFRRKVHAVFQDPFASYNPFYPVERPLWQAINLLEKKPSNKKEALEIIKDSLFKVGIDPKDILGKYPHQVSGGQKQRIMIARCWILRPLMIVADEPTSMIDASSRGGIIQLFEKLRDEQGTSIIFITHDLGLAYYVSDNIFVMKDGEIVDRGHPDKVVLEPQHEYSKLLVESIPKLYRKLEGL; this is encoded by the coding sequence ATGAGTAGACTCGTTGTTGAAAATTTGACTAAAACATTTTCATTAGGTTTTATAGCAAAGCGACATGTTAATGCCGTTAAAAGCGTATCGTTTACAGTCAAGGAAAAAGAGATAGTGTCATTAGTTGGTGAGAGTGGATCAGGAAAGACTACAACAGCAAAAATGTTATTAAGACTTATACAACCAACCTCAGGAAAGATTATGTTCGAAGGAAAAGATATATGGAAAGATTTGAAAACTCAGGAGGATTTTAAGACCTTTAGAAGAAAGGTCCATGCTGTTTTTCAAGATCCATTCGCAAGTTACAACCCGTTTTATCCGGTGGAAAGGCCACTTTGGCAAGCAATAAATCTTTTAGAAAAGAAGCCTTCAAACAAAAAGGAAGCTCTTGAAATAATAAAGGATTCTCTATTTAAAGTTGGTATAGATCCGAAAGATATACTTGGAAAGTATCCTCATCAGGTGTCCGGTGGTCAAAAGCAAAGAATTATGATTGCAAGATGTTGGATTTTGAGACCATTAATGATAGTAGCAGATGAACCAACATCGATGATAGATGCTTCCAGTAGAGGAGGAATAATACAGCTCTTCGAAAAGTTAAGAGACGAGCAAGGAACATCTATCATTTTCATAACCCATGACCTTGGACTTGCTTACTACGTTTCTGACAATATATTTGTTATGAAAGATGGTGAAATAGTAGACAGAGGCCATCCTGATAAAGTCGTTTTGGAACCACAACATGAATATTCGAAACTGCTTGTTGAGAGTATACCAAAACTATACAGAAAATTGGAAGGGCTGTGA
- a CDS encoding B12-binding domain-containing radical SAM protein produces MRRPRDSESFKEYNFVLNYQKSEAEIFKLKGNLQKVALIFPNSYKIASGSLAWSWIQNLLTKNNLNVQRFFYEDWFSKFYSLEEQVPIDEFQIWLFTFQFENDLINIARMLKKKGIPLSFQQRESYHPIIIIGGPVTLFNHRIVEDIADFVFIGDLECCSNQFSEALSLDNKEEIENNLLKIPQIYSKKYRKTNYENCIGNLSPIPMAHYITPHSPFKNKLLIEIGRGCIRRCAFCVTGYTKKPVKFAKLDDFIETLDRFKHHEFGLISATITDYPYLDELLDYIENNEIRFSVSSMRVDKVNEKLLKLLRITDHHSFTVAPEGISQKMRDIMLKDLSTEQIVKGLEIGRKVGFENVKFYYIIGLEEETEEDYKELIEFLNQVLKLGYKEVSVSINPLVPKLSTPFANRKMIDKKEYEKRTAYIKKSVPKGVKLNFESYKSMKIQYEISHLNGNESIRYVQEKFEE; encoded by the coding sequence ATGCGCAGACCGAGAGACTCTGAATCGTTTAAAGAATATAACTTTGTTCTTAATTATCAAAAATCAGAAGCTGAAATTTTTAAGCTAAAGGGCAACCTTCAGAAGGTTGCCCTTATTTTCCCGAACAGTTATAAAATAGCGAGTGGATCTTTAGCTTGGAGTTGGATACAGAACCTCCTAACGAAAAACAACCTAAATGTTCAGCGTTTTTTTTATGAAGACTGGTTCAGTAAATTCTATTCCCTTGAGGAACAAGTTCCTATCGACGAATTTCAAATCTGGTTATTCACATTCCAATTTGAAAATGATTTGATAAACATAGCAAGAATGTTGAAAAAGAAGGGGATTCCATTGTCTTTCCAGCAAAGAGAGTCTTACCATCCCATCATCATAATTGGTGGTCCAGTAACGCTGTTTAATCATAGGATTGTGGAAGACATTGCTGATTTTGTGTTTATAGGTGATCTTGAATGTTGTTCAAATCAGTTTTCCGAAGCTTTATCTTTGGACAACAAAGAAGAAATAGAGAACAATCTTCTGAAGATACCACAGATATATTCGAAGAAATACAGAAAAACGAATTATGAAAACTGCATCGGAAATCTATCGCCTATACCTATGGCACATTATATAACCCCGCATTCGCCTTTCAAAAATAAGCTTCTGATAGAAATCGGAAGGGGATGTATAAGAAGGTGCGCGTTTTGTGTTACTGGATATACGAAAAAGCCTGTGAAATTTGCGAAGTTGGATGATTTTATTGAAACACTTGACAGGTTTAAACATCACGAATTTGGTTTGATAAGCGCAACTATAACGGATTACCCATACCTTGATGAACTTCTGGACTATATAGAAAACAATGAAATAAGATTCTCTGTTTCATCGATGAGGGTGGACAAAGTGAATGAAAAACTTCTAAAACTCCTTAGAATCACCGACCACCATTCATTCACAGTAGCACCGGAGGGCATTTCACAAAAGATGCGGGACATAATGTTAAAGGACTTATCAACAGAGCAGATAGTCAAAGGTCTTGAGATAGGAAGGAAAGTAGGCTTTGAAAACGTTAAGTTTTACTATATTATTGGTCTGGAGGAGGAAACTGAGGAAGATTACAAAGAGCTGATAGAATTCTTGAACCAAGTGTTGAAATTGGGGTACAAAGAAGTCAGTGTCAGCATTAATCCTTTGGTTCCGAAGCTCTCTACACCGTTTGCTAATAGAAAAATGATAGACAAGAAAGAATACGAAAAACGTACAGCGTATATAAAAAAGAGCGTACCGAAAGGTGTCAAGCTAAACTTCGAAAGTTATAAGTCCATGAAAATTCAGTATGAAATATCTCACTTGAATGGAAACGAAAGCATACGATATGTTCAGGAGAAGTTTGAAGAATAG